One genomic segment of bacterium includes these proteins:
- a CDS encoding TonB-dependent receptor: MMQSRSIRFLGIFIFLSVVTSAIAGITGKLAGTVKDNQSGEAIIGASVQIVGTTLGGVTDLDGYYYIINVPPGQVELTASSVGYQAKRQTSIRIQVDQTTTINFALQQTGVEMSEVVVQAERPIIEVDRTYSISSTSAEDLKMMPLTKVSETVDLQAGVVDGHFRGGRKGEVAYLIDGVRVVDAYSNEQGTEVNTAAVQELQVISGNFNAEYGQAMSGVVNIVTKEGNEEKVHGNVNYTGGGYFTNHSKQFPMISDAGTLDRIRDLGVTLSGPVIGIRGLNFFFDGRALDDGGWQFGEHRFNRAHQVIPSDTSAWINLPGQAAFVPSYGDGSHAEMNYEKRMYMSFKLGYQLTQFIRLTGTSILSNREYKEYDHDRRLTPDTDYTRYSFGRTNLFKISHTPHKSLFYDLAYANNYAEYKHYVFENMFDTRYANPIYNDVNPSYTLEIGGDKMQHFRRYTNTHQGLGNASWQATKIHFVKLGFELQQHQIHYSDITPVDTLSVSLNPDGTIAFRPVVLGPESRNNTQYDHFPNELAVYLQDKIELPKLVVNLGLRFDWFNPNASVPADPMDPDVYNPRRTYYRDSLTFDQREKLWWKTVDAKWQFSPRFGIAYPVSEKGVLHFAYGHFFQRPSYEVLYTNPGWKLNPGTELSTVMGNPDLKPEQTVSYEFGLQQEIAPRTGMQVSFYQRDIRNLVSTDKIIETYGNSRYAQYVNRDFGQVRGVLLAIDRGFSQNLSLGFDYTFQIAEGNASDRQDAYNASSGSNNRELNKQLVPLNWDRRHTLNLIVNYNDPTTIGVSAIGTIGSGLPYTTTYQGIRTAVENDGRKPTYYNLDLSIFRSFNISNRWSKSMKARVTLAARNVLDILNENNVYNDTGRATYTLDRQTAHEYAAINTLDELYTRPDYYSRPREVRLTIGVEF, from the coding sequence ATGATGCAGTCTCGATCCATACGATTTCTTGGAATTTTCATATTCCTTTCGGTAGTTACGTCTGCTATTGCCGGCATTACTGGTAAACTTGCGGGAACGGTGAAGGACAACCAGAGTGGTGAAGCCATTATCGGCGCATCGGTTCAGATTGTAGGTACAACACTTGGCGGTGTCACTGATCTCGATGGCTATTACTATATCATCAATGTGCCACCGGGACAGGTAGAACTGACAGCATCAAGCGTTGGTTATCAAGCGAAGCGGCAAACGAGTATTCGCATTCAAGTCGATCAAACGACAACAATCAACTTTGCCTTGCAACAAACCGGCGTGGAAATGTCAGAAGTGGTTGTACAAGCTGAGCGACCCATCATCGAAGTCGACCGGACGTATTCGATTTCGAGTACGAGCGCAGAAGACCTCAAAATGATGCCGTTAACGAAAGTAAGCGAGACGGTCGATCTCCAAGCTGGCGTCGTCGATGGTCACTTCCGCGGCGGTCGCAAAGGTGAAGTCGCTTATTTAATCGACGGAGTGCGGGTAGTCGATGCATACTCGAACGAACAAGGTACCGAAGTAAATACCGCCGCCGTGCAAGAGTTACAGGTGATTTCCGGGAATTTTAACGCAGAGTATGGTCAAGCGATGTCAGGCGTTGTAAACATTGTTACCAAAGAAGGAAACGAAGAGAAAGTGCACGGCAATGTTAACTATACTGGCGGTGGTTACTTCACGAATCACTCGAAACAGTTCCCGATGATCAGCGATGCAGGCACGCTCGATCGGATTCGCGATCTTGGCGTTACGCTTTCCGGTCCGGTGATTGGCATACGTGGTTTGAATTTCTTCTTCGATGGACGAGCCTTGGATGATGGCGGGTGGCAATTCGGTGAGCATCGATTCAATCGTGCTCATCAAGTGATTCCCTCTGATACGTCGGCATGGATTAACCTTCCCGGTCAAGCGGCTTTTGTTCCGAGCTACGGCGACGGCTCCCATGCTGAGATGAATTATGAGAAGCGAATGTACATGAGTTTCAAACTCGGATACCAGTTAACCCAATTTATACGATTGACAGGTACATCGATTCTTAGTAACCGCGAATACAAAGAGTATGACCACGACCGGCGATTGACACCCGACACCGATTACACCCGGTACAGCTTCGGTCGAACGAATTTATTCAAAATCAGCCACACGCCCCACAAATCGCTGTTCTACGATTTAGCTTATGCGAATAACTACGCTGAGTATAAGCACTATGTTTTTGAAAATATGTTCGATACGCGGTATGCAAATCCGATCTACAACGATGTCAATCCGAGTTATACGTTGGAAATCGGTGGCGATAAAATGCAGCATTTCCGACGCTATACGAACACCCACCAGGGGTTGGGCAATGCATCATGGCAAGCGACAAAGATCCATTTCGTGAAATTGGGTTTTGAGTTACAACAACATCAGATTCATTACAGTGACATTACCCCGGTAGATACGCTTTCGGTATCCCTGAATCCCGATGGCACAATCGCATTTCGACCGGTAGTTCTCGGTCCGGAATCGCGCAATAACACCCAGTATGATCATTTTCCAAACGAATTAGCGGTGTATCTACAGGATAAAATCGAGTTACCCAAATTAGTCGTAAACTTAGGACTGCGGTTCGATTGGTTCAATCCGAATGCCAGCGTACCGGCTGACCCGATGGATCCCGACGTCTACAATCCCCGGCGTACTTACTACCGCGACTCGTTGACCTTTGATCAACGCGAGAAACTTTGGTGGAAAACTGTCGATGCGAAATGGCAGTTTAGTCCCCGCTTCGGTATTGCCTATCCCGTTAGTGAGAAAGGGGTGCTACACTTTGCGTACGGGCATTTCTTCCAACGTCCAAGTTATGAAGTTTTGTATACCAATCCCGGTTGGAAGTTAAATCCGGGAACCGAACTCTCTACCGTGATGGGTAATCCCGACTTGAAACCGGAACAAACCGTGAGTTATGAGTTTGGTTTGCAACAGGAAATCGCACCACGTACTGGAATGCAAGTGAGCTTCTACCAACGCGATATCCGCAATTTGGTATCGACCGATAAGATTATTGAAACCTATGGCAATTCGCGGTATGCCCAGTATGTGAATCGTGATTTTGGACAGGTGCGCGGCGTATTGTTGGCAATCGACCGTGGCTTCTCTCAGAATTTATCGCTGGGATTCGATTACACATTCCAAATCGCCGAAGGAAACGCATCCGACCGGCAAGACGCGTACAATGCAAGCAGTGGCAGCAACAACCGCGAGCTAAATAAGCAACTAGTCCCATTGAATTGGGATCGCCGCCATACACTAAACTTGATTGTGAATTACAACGATCCAACAACGATTGGTGTCTCTGCGATAGGTACGATTGGCAGTGGATTACCCTATACGACAACCTACCAAGGGATCCGTACGGCAGTAGAGAACGATGGTCGTAAACCGACCTATTATAATCTCGATTTGAGCATCTTCCGCTCATTCAATATCTCCAACCGGTGGTCGAAGAGTATGAAAGCGCGGGTCACGTTAGCCGCTCGCAATGTGCTCGACATCCTGAATGAGAACAACGTTTACAACGATACCGGACGAGCTACCTATACATTGGATCGCCAGACGGCGCACGAGTATGCGGCAATCAACACTTTAGACGAATTGTACACCCGACCCGATTACTATTCACGTCCACGGGAAGTACGATTGACTATTGGCGTTGAATTTTAA
- a CDS encoding alpha-amylase family glycosyl hydrolase produces the protein FPIQTRSNLPVQFNLQRGCFNTPIRWNPAPTLMMNGSPVTVTTVPDSGILRATVNVPLADIRQVWTLTVRDSLNRTVTRTWQTWHNENLQVSAGWLDPYNDVELSLPSQVSSSVDLTGITISQIAGSDSILLAVGMNRIGDSTRVLLHIGSEIAGEVVSTVKNAAEVGVPEWNGNGVEIVLCNPSAPNYTSTTHNRLITGRDPITVSIPVRVAVANGNTFSVRLALSDVEAVLGSWNRPWYFGAFSYLGGTMQTEGDAIEIPANWGGDVSDLDPDAVDILVSPGSGLQTRMLRNWSGNRLATLDGKYRGFLRVNASEIGMNRNVPFVQMLSRGTEYTVRPNWTLTAICSTANVTTRRFYQNGASVPFTQIGDTIRAAVTLAPGANVFHAEADNVNGIGRSSSILFQYEADQGPNVILTATVNGNNGTLDASGTTDPTPGDLITYSWTADSTNPSMVTIQNANQAIATITRPSVNGEYYFKVTASDQHGNVRYGKTFFRVWTEGWNAFNTNEAAWWLNDALFYEVFPRNYSANGGIQGVTADLDRIRALGFNAIWLTPIFPGPSEHGYAITDYFGIEEDYGTEADFREFMRQAKLRGFRVILDLVANHTSIEHPFMRDAQRFGRFSPYWDFFDRDGNGRYTYYYDWTSLPNVNSNNPDVIDHFIRASKYWMEEYGVDGYRCDVAWGPQNRNSNFWIQWRNELKKIRPDCFLLAEADASTFTSFENRFDAAMDWNLHHSLPGSFQNIFPGPPAISDVVNALTNFGVGYPGYKYPFRFMENFDEVRYISVKTPEQTRTAATMLLTANQMPMIYAGQELGMTSQRGTIEWGNDPNNMLAHYTNLLYARARIPALRTANFEQLTHNSGAPVLCYGRNIVGENKVVTMVNFAPTSQVVTVNIPTGWNLDAGTTYYVNDLLANTRFTRTGAQLTTITTSLNIHGAKVYVLSTEPFIVDAPDPSLVEIPVTTQLGTLYPNPFNATLKIPFTLAQGGEYKLAVFDILGRQVKTVAAGKLRPGFHSVLWDGTNDNGLAVSSGNYFVRLAAPNHAAIVKKVVLLR, from the coding sequence GATTTCCGATTCAGACCCGTTCGAATCTTCCCGTCCAATTCAACTTGCAACGAGGTTGTTTTAATACACCGATTCGCTGGAATCCTGCTCCGACACTGATGATGAATGGCTCACCGGTAACAGTAACAACAGTCCCGGATTCCGGTATTCTGCGTGCAACAGTAAATGTCCCTTTAGCGGATATCCGACAAGTTTGGACATTGACTGTTCGCGATTCCTTGAATCGAACGGTTACCCGAACATGGCAGACTTGGCATAATGAGAATCTACAGGTAAGCGCTGGTTGGCTTGACCCTTACAACGACGTCGAGTTATCACTTCCATCACAAGTCTCGAGCAGCGTCGACTTAACGGGTATAACGATTTCTCAAATTGCGGGAAGCGATTCGATTCTGTTAGCAGTCGGGATGAACCGGATTGGCGATTCGACTCGAGTATTATTGCACATCGGTTCGGAAATTGCCGGGGAAGTAGTTAGCACAGTAAAGAATGCTGCAGAAGTTGGCGTTCCGGAATGGAATGGAAACGGAGTAGAAATTGTACTCTGTAATCCGAGTGCACCGAACTATACATCAACCACTCACAATCGACTGATAACTGGACGCGATCCAATTACAGTTTCGATACCAGTACGGGTAGCTGTTGCTAATGGTAATACTTTCTCCGTTCGTTTAGCACTATCCGATGTCGAAGCAGTGTTAGGTAGTTGGAATCGTCCGTGGTATTTCGGAGCATTTTCGTATCTCGGCGGTACGATGCAAACCGAAGGCGATGCCATAGAGATACCTGCAAATTGGGGTGGCGATGTAAGTGACCTTGATCCCGATGCTGTCGATATTTTAGTGTCGCCGGGCAGTGGATTACAGACTCGGATGTTGCGCAATTGGTCAGGTAATCGATTGGCAACTTTGGATGGAAAGTATCGCGGCTTCTTACGAGTCAATGCATCCGAAATCGGTATGAATCGCAATGTTCCCTTTGTTCAAATGCTGTCGCGAGGAACCGAATATACCGTGCGTCCGAATTGGACACTCACCGCAATTTGTTCGACTGCGAATGTGACGACCCGACGATTTTATCAGAATGGTGCTTCAGTTCCCTTTACTCAAATCGGCGATACCATTCGCGCAGCAGTAACATTAGCACCCGGTGCCAATGTGTTTCATGCCGAAGCAGATAATGTCAATGGCATTGGTCGCAGTTCATCGATTCTCTTCCAATACGAAGCGGATCAAGGGCCTAATGTTATATTAACTGCAACAGTAAATGGAAACAACGGAACACTTGACGCATCGGGAACAACCGATCCAACTCCCGGCGATTTGATTACTTATAGCTGGACCGCCGATAGCACGAATCCATCGATGGTTACGATTCAAAATGCGAATCAAGCTATTGCAACGATTACACGACCGAGTGTGAATGGCGAGTACTATTTCAAAGTAACTGCGAGCGATCAACATGGAAATGTTCGTTATGGAAAAACCTTCTTCCGGGTTTGGACTGAAGGATGGAATGCATTCAATACAAACGAAGCGGCGTGGTGGTTAAACGATGCATTGTTCTATGAAGTATTCCCGCGTAATTACTCGGCGAATGGCGGCATCCAAGGTGTTACTGCCGATCTCGACCGGATTCGAGCATTAGGGTTTAATGCGATTTGGTTGACACCGATTTTCCCGGGACCGTCCGAACATGGCTATGCAATAACGGATTATTTCGGCATCGAAGAGGATTATGGCACTGAGGCAGATTTCCGTGAGTTTATGCGCCAAGCGAAGTTACGAGGGTTTCGGGTAATCCTCGATTTAGTTGCCAACCACACCTCAATTGAGCATCCCTTTATGCGCGATGCTCAACGGTTTGGTCGTTTCAGTCCCTATTGGGATTTCTTTGACCGCGACGGCAATGGACGTTATACCTATTACTACGATTGGACGAGTTTACCGAATGTCAATTCTAATAATCCCGACGTGATCGACCATTTCATTCGTGCTAGCAAGTATTGGATGGAAGAGTATGGTGTCGATGGATATCGGTGTGATGTGGCTTGGGGCCCGCAGAACCGGAACTCGAATTTCTGGATTCAGTGGCGCAACGAATTGAAAAAGATTCGACCCGATTGCTTCCTACTTGCGGAAGCCGATGCTTCGACCTTCACATCTTTCGAGAATCGGTTTGATGCCGCAATGGATTGGAATCTACACCACTCACTCCCCGGCAGTTTCCAGAATATATTCCCGGGACCACCTGCGATTTCCGATGTCGTAAACGCATTAACGAATTTTGGCGTGGGGTATCCGGGGTATAAGTATCCCTTCCGCTTCATGGAAAATTTTGACGAAGTGCGCTACATCTCGGTAAAGACACCGGAACAGACCCGCACGGCGGCAACGATGTTGCTCACAGCAAATCAAATGCCGATGATTTATGCTGGTCAAGAACTTGGCATGACCAGTCAACGCGGTACTATCGAATGGGGTAACGATCCGAATAACATGTTGGCGCATTACACGAATTTACTATATGCCCGAGCGCGCATACCGGCTCTCCGAACGGCGAATTTCGAGCAGCTCACACACAACAGTGGTGCGCCGGTGCTATGCTATGGACGCAATATCGTGGGTGAGAACAAAGTGGTAACGATGGTGAATTTTGCTCCGACATCGCAAGTGGTAACAGTGAACATTCCGACGGGATGGAACCTCGATGCAGGCACAACATATTATGTAAACGACCTGTTGGCGAATACCCGTTTTACCAGAACCGGCGCTCAATTGACCACGATAACAACCAGTTTGAATATCCATGGTGCGAAAGTTTACGTACTTTCAACCGAACCCTTTATCGTCGATGCGCCTGATCCATCATTGGTGGAGATTCCGGTCACGACTCAGTTGGGAACGTTGTATCCGAATCCTTTCAACGCCACTCTTAAGATTCCTTTTACTTTGGCGCAAGGCGGTGAGTATAAGCTGGCAGTTTTCGATATCCTTGGTCGGCAAGTGAAGACGGTAGCAGCCGGGAAATTGCGACCGGGTTTTCACAGCGTACTTTGGGATGGCACTAATGATAACGGTCTCGCGGTTTCCAGCGGCAATTATTTTGTCCGATTGGCAGCGCCGAATCATGCCGCCATTGTGAAAAAAGTCGTGTTGTTGCGTTAG